Proteins co-encoded in one Octopus bimaculoides isolate UCB-OBI-ISO-001 chromosome 9, ASM119413v2, whole genome shotgun sequence genomic window:
- the LOC106879289 gene encoding mediator of RNA polymerase II transcription subunit 29, which produces MASGAQVPPTQQQPAPQQSAQMPHQQVDFDQISRYKMMLPRLKESLVNLIKLASQAFRQNASVDAGNKMNVESIQPKFERGLEDLFAICDQMEIILRLAQEASAQIIDGNRFTPIPVVTNKTDNQDGQSQSYPQYQSTVRGQIATAKEIHDLLKRTDKS; this is translated from the coding sequence ATGGCGTCCGGTGCTCAAGTTCCTCCAACTCAGCAGCAACCTGCACCTCAACAATCGGCTCAAATGCCCCACCAACAAGTGGATTTTGACCAAATATCACGATATAAGATGATGTTACCTCGTTTAAAAGAATCTCTAGTCAACTTGATCAAACTGGCTTCCCAGGCGTTTCGTCAGAATGCCAGTGTCGACGCTGGTAACAAAATGAACGTGGAAAGCATACAACCAAAATTCGAGCGCGGCCTGGAAGACTTGTTTGCAATCTGTGACCAGATGGAAATAATACTACGACTTGCTCAAGAAGCCAGTGCTCAAATCATCGATGGAAATCGCTTTACACCGATCCCTGTTGTGACTAATAAGACCGATAATCAAGACGGACAAAGCCAATCGTATCCACAGTATCAAAGCACAGTAAGAGGACAGATCGCTACAGCTAAAGAAATTCACGATCTACTCAAAAGAACGGATAAATCATaa